GCGAAAGCGAGCCGTTTACGACGATGATGAATTCCTTGCCCTTGTGCATTAGAATGGGCCCCTCGACAGACTGGTTTCCCTCCAGAACCACATGGTACGGCGTGAAGCCCGGCCTTTTTTCGTCGGCAAGGCCCGTTACCAGTGCGTTTTTCGACGAAAACCGGCGAGCATCCTTTTTCCTGAAAATGGAAAATCCCCTGTCGTCGTTATCCAGGAGGCCGGCGGTTACGAAGTGTTCGAGGGGTTTTTTAAAATTGGCCGCCAGGTGGACGAGGGTGTTGAGCGAGGGCATGATGAGGTCGTTTTCGATCTGAGAGACCGCGCCGGGAGTCATGCCGAGGCGCGCGGCGAGCTCCGCCTGCGTGATGTTCGCCGCTTTTCGCAGTTCCTTCACCTTATTGCCAATCTTGAAAATATCGCCCCCGGGCGTCTCCTCGAAGCGGATCTCCCTGTCTATGATACGGAATCCGTGGGGCGTGCTGATGTTAGTCGATGGACGGTCCTCGAGCTTGTGTATTTTAAGTGCGTAATAATCGGAGCTGGTGTTGTAGACCGACAGTACGATCTGGGTGATGTGCGTGAGGCCGGCGATGAATTCCCTGGAATGGGCCTCCTGTTCGAGGATCCAGTAGGCGATGGTGTTCATTTCATAAAGTTTGGGGCAGGTGAAGGCGAAAAAATCGAGCACGGAGCGCTCGTCGCGCCAGAGCTCGTTCATGCCGGTGAGGCTGTCGAAGATATAGAACGACCCGTCGCGGTGATTTGTTTGAACGTCGTTCAGGGTGGCGATAAAGGAGTTGATGTCGCGCGGGTCCTGGATTCGGATAATGCGCGAGAGGTCATAGTCTTCCTCGTTGTGGTAAAAATCGAGAAAGACCGGGTCGCCGTTGCCCTTGCCGTTGGTGAAGGCGTCGATGAGTATGAAATTGAAGTTTTTGAATATGTCGTCGAAGCGCCTGCAGATGGTGTGCGGCGAGTAATTGAAGTTGATGTATATGATGGAGTTCTGAAAATCATTCGACCTGGTGAAGAAACTTTTAATGAAGTACTCGACCGGAACCGCGTTGGCGATCTGCCAGACGACGTTGTCGCCGAGTTTGATGCCGCTTATCAACATGTCGAGATGCTTTATCCCCGTGCTGATCATGGTCCCCTGCCGGTCGTTCGGTTGCGTTTTCCGCTTAAAGTAGCACCAGGCAGTCGCCACGTCAAGGGCGATACGGATAATTTGTCCGCGGTGAGCCGGGCGTAACGGGGAGAGGGTTGACGATTAAAAAAAGTGTTTACCCTGACGGCGATATGGGTGGATTATCCTCCTGTGTATACATTGTCTCTGAAAACAGGGCCCTCGCGCCCTCGAAAGCGGCAGGAAGGCGGCGCGAAGTGATACCGGTCAGGATTACCGTACTACCCGGCGCGGCGATACCGGCCTATCAGACGACCGGCGCCGCCGGCGCCGATGTGTTCGCCTGCGTGGACGAACCGGTTCCGATCGCCCCCGGCGCCGTCGCCCTCATTCCGACCGGCATCGCCGTTCAGATCCCGGAGGGATATGAGGCTCAGATTCGCCCGAGGAGCGGACTGGCCCTCAGGCACGGCGTCACCTGCCTCAATACGCCCGGCACGATCGATTCGGACTACCGAGGCGAGGTGAAGGTGATCCTGGCGAATTTGGGCGGCGAGGCCTTTGTGGTAGAGCGCGGCATGAGGATAGCGCAGATGGTGTTCGCGCGGGTGTTCCGGGCGGAATTTATTCCGGCGGACTCGCTTTCACGGACTGAGAGAAACGAAGGAGGATTCGGTCACAGCGGAACATGAAACAGGTAAAAGATCAGTGCATTAAGATAATGCCCCTGGGCGGGCTCGACGCCATAGGGAAGAACATGACGGTCTTCGAATACGGGGACGATATCATCGTCGTCGACTGCGGCATCATGTTCCCGACCGAAGAGACGCCGGGGATCGACTTCATCATCCCCGATTTTTCGTATATCGTTAAAAACCGCCACCGCATAAAGGGCATACTCATAACCCACGGGCACGAGGACCATATCGGCGCGGTCCCGTTTCTGCTTAAAGAGGTCTCGGCGCCGGTCTTTGCGACGCGGCTGACGATAGGGCTGATACAGAGCAGGCTGGAAGAGCGGCCGCCCCGGCAGAAACCGACCTTTATAGAGGTGACACCCG
The window above is part of the Spirochaetota bacterium genome. Proteins encoded here:
- a CDS encoding XRE family transcriptional regulator, translated to MISTGIKHLDMLISGIKLGDNVVWQIANAVPVEYFIKSFFTRSNDFQNSIIYINFNYSPHTICRRFDDIFKNFNFILIDAFTNGKGNGDPVFLDFYHNEEDYDLSRIIRIQDPRDINSFIATLNDVQTNHRDGSFYIFDSLTGMNELWRDERSVLDFFAFTCPKLYEMNTIAYWILEQEAHSREFIAGLTHITQIVLSVYNTSSDYYALKIHKLEDRPSTNISTPHGFRIIDREIRFEETPGGDIFKIGNKVKELRKAANITQAELAARLGMTPGAVSQIENDLIMPSLNTLVHLAANFKKPLEHFVTAGLLDNDDRGFSIFRKKDARRFSSKNALVTGLADEKRPGFTPYHVVLEGNQSVEGPILMHKGKEFIIVVNGSLSLTVDGEEHLFRKGDSILLERSFIEKWSNHGKNDCEFVYIQF
- the dut gene encoding dUTP diphosphatase — translated: MIPVRITVLPGAAIPAYQTTGAAGADVFACVDEPVPIAPGAVALIPTGIAVQIPEGYEAQIRPRSGLALRHGVTCLNTPGTIDSDYRGEVKVILANLGGEAFVVERGMRIAQMVFARVFRAEFIPADSLSRTERNEGGFGHSGT